DNA sequence from the Brienomyrus brachyistius isolate T26 chromosome 18, BBRACH_0.4, whole genome shotgun sequence genome:
GTGTAGCTGTGCCTGCAGTTTTTGCTTTTAGGAGTGTCTCTCGGCTGacatggcagctttttttttttttttttttcctcctgcgCTACAGGTTCACCTGTGTGCCAGTGGACTTCGAAGTTGTGAATGTGAACTCCTCACTGAACAGCGAGGATGATATAAATAACGCAATCACCGCCATTCGCCGCAACGGTGTCGCTCTCAAGGGTTAGTCTATGTATGTGTTTGTAGTTATGCTGTTAATGTGTTAGTTTCGTTTGCCCTTGTAAATTAAATCAAGGTCACCTGATGTGTCTTTGCAGGAAACATAGAGACAAACCACATCATGCCCCCTTCTCACAAATCCAGGAACAACCTTCTACGGTGAGACTGTAAAATCGtttctctggtggccctttcttcTCTGTCAGGTTCATTGCTACACTGTGGTCTTGGAGCATGTGAGCAGCTCTGTTTCTTGGCCATTGTGAATCATGTAATGGTATGATCTCGCGTAGAGAGCAGGAGTCCCATAGAGACAAGCATAGAAATTCATAGAGCCCGTTTCTTTTGGCTTAGTGTCGTCTTTAGACATGGAGAAGCTTTATTTTCTGACAAACTGCTGTCTTTACTCAGGACGAGCCTGGACCTGTATGCCAATGTGATGCACTGCCAGTCCCTGTCCGGGGTGCAGACCCGTCACAAGAACAtcgacatcatcatcatcagggagAACACAGAAGGAGAGTACAGCAGCCTAGAGCATGAGGTGGTAGTCGCCTGCGCGTTGGTACTGCCCCCTTCCCCCAGTCCTTCTCCAGACACCACATGCTGACGATGCCCTACGCAGGTCATTTAAACAAGGTGCCACATTGGGCATATCAGGCTGACCCACATGTTTTTACTTGCAGGTGAAGATCCACCTGTTTGTCCTGCATGCTACACATTGATTGTTAGGCACATTTTGATGTATTGTCCTTCTTTTAACTCCATTTGACGTATTTATCATTTTCCTGGCTCTTTGACTGAGGTTTTTAGTAAAGTCAAGCTAGATTTAGATTGACTGttcataacaataaaaaaaaaatgtattgtttgaTTATTGTTTTACTGTCCATTTGCTCGGCATGAATGTAACCCCGGCTGCTGGCATGGCGTTAAAAGTCGGTGTAACTAACCTTGTCCTACCACGCTGCCAGAGTGTATCTGGGGTGGTGGAAAGTCTGAAGATCATCACGCGGCTCAACTCCCTTCGCATCGCAGATTACGCCTTCCGCCTGGCCAGAGAGAAAGGTCGTCGCAGGGTCACCGCCGTCCATAAGGCCAACATCATGTGAGTCAGTCCTGCATTCACTCCTTACTGTTAAAGTACAGTTCGGAAGACCGATGCACAAACACATGTTTCCAACCTGGGTCACTTTTCCCTCCTGCATGTAGGAAGCTGGGTGATGGCTTATTCCTGCAATGCTGCAAGGAGGTAGCATCCGGCTACCCTGATATCACCTTCGACAGCATGATTGTGGACAACACCACTATGCAGGTACATAGACGCATTCATTCAGTAGTTTTCTACAAATCTGTAGCACCCCGTTTAAACTCCGGTCCTACATAACTGAGATAATATATCCCAAATATAGCGATAAGAATTACCACTTAGATGGATACTGGAACTTGCTGGGTTGTTCTCTCCCCATTTCACAGCTCGTTTCCAAACCCCAGCAGTTTGATGTGATGGTGATGCCCAACCTGTACGGCAATGTGGTCAGCAATGTGTGCGCAGGCCTGGTGGGGGGGCCAGGCCTTGTGCCCGGAGCCAACTATGGGCAAGACTATGCCGTGTTTGAGACGGTAAGAGAGACTGACATGGGCAGGCATTTCAGCCAGGAAAGGAGGATGATGGACAGTCGACAAGCAGATTACATGCAGTCATCCCACATACACAGGCAGATTTATTAAGTGGGATATGAGCAAATGACCGGATGCTGCATTAGTGTgcgtgttttatgttttttgtcgTCCCAGGCTACCAGGAACACAGGGAAAAGTATTGCTGATAAGAACATTGCCAACCCCACTGCCATGCTTCTGGCCAGCTGCCTCATGCTTGACCACCTCCAGTGAGTTTCTGCTAGTTGCTCTTCTGGTTTGGAAGCCCATGTTTCGTCATCAGAAGTGATTTGAACTTGGTAGTGTTGCGCTGACATCACGGAAAATCGTTTTGAAGAAACCAGGGAGTCTCGAACATTTTGATCAAAGATTCACATCAGATTTTTGCTCAAAGTCAGAGATCTTGGGACAATTTTCAGTAACAAAACAGCATTACACGAACTTTAAAGAATTAAGAATTCAATGTTACACGTCAACGTACATCAATAATATACTTCAAACCACGTTACGCCATCTTGCGTTAATCATATTCATAAGGTGCATTATTGAGTCCAGATTATCTTACTGTTCTGTTCGCATCCAGGTTTGGACCCCTGCCCTAAACTGatgcagtagtgatatgtaTAAATGTCTGACATTCATGGCACTTTAAGTTGAAGGGATTTATTTTAGACATGTAAAAACAAAGGGGGTGCACTATGTATACCTTATAAGGGGAGGTTGTGTGgatgctgacattttttttccttgtatctCTCCTTTTCCTGTAGACTTCATGAATATGCCACGTTAATTCGAAATGCAATCCTCACCACCATGAACGAGACGGGGGTACGGTATGCCTTAAACTGAACTCCAGCCTCTCATCTCCGGTGTTATGCATTCTCCTCATGGGTCATAAATGTCAGGAATCACTGCAACGCTGTTGGTCGTGTTGTATTTACATCTGAGTGcatcacgttttttttttttttaatcgggtTGCGTTCCTCTGTTCTTCTCCCCCTCAGCTGCACACGGTGGACATTGGAGGGCAGGGCACAACATCTGAGGTTGTCCAGTCCATTATGAGCATCATCCAGAGTAGTGGACCACGCACTACAGCTCAGTACTGAATGCCATGTGAATGTACGCCCTGTGCTTAGGTATGCAGATGTTTGTGTTTCTCTACAAACTTTTTTGAGTTTTGCTAAAAAATATTACTCTTTGAGCTGGACCACCTTCTCTTAATATGCTTTGGAAATGTTTCTTGCATCAGGAGCAGAAAAGTACCCttgcgctttacatttctgaaATGTGTGTTATGCCAGGAGTAGAGATTGTGATCTTTTCAGTCTTATGCACAGAGGCACTGAGATGTGCGTCAATGAAACCGCAACTCTTCTGCTTTTGAGAAGTTTCTTTGTGTCCCTGGGGCAGTGATGGAAGCTGTAGATGAAAATTTGTTCTGACAGAGTTGTGTCTTTGTCAGGCAATGTGCTGTTTGTGACTTCATTGAATTCTGTTCTAGATGACTATTTtctttccttttgttttcttcaatggGTCCAGTGCGATCATAAAGATGAGCAAGATGCCACAAACAAACATATTGTCTCTATTGTCTTTTTTCACTGTCCCTGGAATGTTGCACTTCTATCACTTATTGTGAAAGTTCAACTAGTAATTCAGTTACTTGCAGAGTAATATTTGCATGTATGACTTCACTAATTGAATTAAACTTCTCCATCTTTTGGTTTGTATACCTGTTTTTTTAtgaagttattttttttaagtggaatacagctctggaataatttaagagaccacagtaacatttttagtttcacttatttctcagtttatgggaacacatctgtgtaaaatataatttttttttgcaaactctagcctggttcttccctgcttctcattgacaAAGGGTTTCTTCTTGGCTTTATGGGTCATTGAGGGCTTCTAAAGTCCTCGcagtcctagcagtgcacttcacaccacttaatgtttccaaTTCTTTAAGTCACATGATGTCATCTTATAATTTATAAGGCACTATTGGTTAAGTTAatagtcatctctggcattagaaaaatgcttctgccctctgcctggctggtttttggtcactgccagtgtctcctgctttgcttttttttccttgtgtattgcagtcttagaaactttgagactggaagcagcctgcctcacagtgtagctTTCTGCTAGCAGAAGCTGAAGATCAATAGAATGTTCAGATTTTCTTGTACTAGAAAATGCATTGAGTGCCATTTTGCATGAGGTGACATTTATAGATGGGCACCATGAATGCATGCTTGTATTTCAAAATATTGAATGAACAGATGATTCCTAGCCTCAAGAAGCTTGGCAGAAGAGAATTTTTTCAATATGACAAcaatccaaaacacacaaaaaccacacaaaagtgAACTTTGAACTGGCCAAGTATGTCTATTGACTTGAATCacatagaacacctttggggaattttaaagaggaagaggaagaaaaTGATGCAGAAAACGTTGTGATTTTATGCACAAGTCCCCTAcgtgtttcttttttcttttccaaAATGTATCATTGTATCTTTATCTTTAATTCTTGCACTTTGACATTTTTGTtgtgcatttttatatttttataaaaaaaacctATGTGTTGCATAACCTTTTTGGCAGGTCTCTTACCTAGTTATTTTAGTAGGTTCGCAATTCTCAACATCCTTAACCATTCAATGAGTAGCAATTGAACAATGAATTCTGAAATGTGTGTATGTTTAGGGGGGTGGGAGATTGGGGGGCTGATTTTGTCCCTATCGATGTGAAAACCAAAGTGGAGTCCTGTGATGGCATTGCAGTGTGCATTCATGTGTGTTTTTGCTAGCATGTGGCCCAGTCCCAGTAAACCATGCCAAGAGTCGTGTGATGACATCTTGCAATCTACCAGTCATTTTCATTGGGAAAACATTCGTAAACTTGACAGCTGGTAAAAAATTCTCTGGGTTCTTTtgaccatttttttttgttacacaaGCAAAAGTAGATTTTATAATAGTCTTATAATGGACAGTTTCATTCATAAATGTATTCTTCGTTCATAGTTATTCATGCTAAACAAACGGTATTAACAAACCACGGTTACACCCCAACCACTCGGGTAATTCGGAGTTATGCAGGAACGTGGCAAGGTGAATGAATATCAGAACCTCCTTCAGCAACATGCAGTTCCCTCCCTATGAGCATCACCTGCTCAGCCAGGCATTTTTATACAAGAAAATGCCCCTTGCCACAGTGCAGAGTGGGTGGAGGTGAGGAAATGAGCAGCCCAGTCCTAAGCTGAACTGTATGAAAAATGGCTGGAAAGTAAGTGGTGACAGTTAGGGCAAAGAAACCCATTAGTTACAGATTTATGGCAGAAACTGGAAGATGAGTAGAACAAAATCAAGTAAGAGCAGAGCAAGAAATTGGTTGCCTGGTGGGCGCTAATGTGTCAAAGTTATTGAAAGCCAAGTGAATTCAGATAAGCAGCAACTGTGCAAGTCACAAAAAGTCActtgttttttaattttgatCCCGACTCTATTCCACAAAGGCCAGGGAATATAATCGATGTGTGTTTAACACACAGCACCAGATGCCAGCGAGGAAATATGTTGGGAGACGACAGAAAACACTCATGGTTTGTTTAcaaaaatttttttaatttaatccaAACCAAATTACAAAGCACAGTTTGCCCACCTCCCACCCCAAACCCATTAATCAATGCTATGATGTCAGAATGTATGCACCTTGCAAAGTTGTAGCAAAATGAGTAACTCATTTTctgataaaattaagtacaacaTCAGTCAGAATCAATGGTCAAGATGTAATAATCCAGTATATATTACTGAGCATTCTGTTGACATCGGTACAGTTGGTGTGCAGCATACAAATTATGCTTGGATGGCACTTTTTGCACTGAAGGCCAAGTAGTACACCAGGATACCAATAACAGCAGCCACAACCTCAGTGGAGACCCAGGGACCATTCCATGCTCCCTGTAGAAGAAAAAGACTATCAGCTACCCCACCTTTATACAAACAATCAGGAAAAGAAGTACATCAATCTGAATTTGAATGACCAAACCTGAGAAATGTTTATTTGCactgtaaaataaatataaacattataacaaTGATAATGAATTAAATCCGCTGTTCTCTACTACAGAGTATTGTCACATATCTCTAGCAATAAACACCATAATAgccatatatatttgttttaatttcCCAGCAAAAGCACCTAACTGGTCCCAGGAAGACTAACTTGCAGAGGCTTTTTCTGcctttctccctctctcacacacacacacacacacacacacagggatgaTGTTGTGTCAAAGGAGTTAGCACACTGGATGTGCTTCTAGCAACATATCCAAGCATGACATAACAAAGATGACAGTGTTGGTCTTAACCACTCTCTCTCCAGTGCTGGAGTATTTATTGGGAAACAAAAAATATTCCTTAAGATTATGACTGAGTGTAACCATCATTAGATGAAACCAACAGCCCcaattagcataatgttttcCATGTTGAACATCTACTTATGAATTTAGGTTCTGACAGTGAATgctttcatttatttctttgTCGGTACCGAATGGTATACAACGAATACAGATGCCACCGTTTAGACCCCCCCATATTTAACATATTAGTTTTATGATAGTGtgtcccccacattcaaaatgtttCTGACGCTCCTGAACAACTCATCCCTCTTACCCTGTGGTCCACATTGACAGAGAAGAGTGGCTTGATGGAGTCTATATCTTCATTGTTCCTCTGTGCCTGAGATAGACGAAAGGCCAAAGATCTTACTCAGTGACAGGGGGGGGGAGCCTCTGCACTGATAGACATCTCATGCTCGCCAAAGAGTCTCCTACCTTGCGTAGTGCACTGTATGACTCCTCATCAAAGAACTTCACTTGGTACGTCCCAGATGTAGCTTGCTTGTGGGGGACACTCCAAGATACCTGAAGAAGAggggtagttttttttttttttttttgcccatcCACTTCACACATTAACATAATACATATAAACAAGAAAGAATCAGACCTGATACTTTCCAACATCTTGCCCTCTGGTTACAGGAAACTGCTTTCCATTGATATCAGCATACAGCACCACACTCTGTTTAGGAATGAAACCAGTCACTTTAAAGAATCattaatacaaaaatgtttcaTAA
Encoded proteins:
- the ssr4 gene encoding translocon-associated protein subunit delta isoform X2, which produces MIRIATFLAVVACLCSAESCTDPIITPSSYTTTDAVIASESVFIVELSLACANGAQSVVLYADINGKQFPVTRGQDVGKYQVSWSVPHKQATSGTYQVKFFDEESYSALRKAQRNNEDIDSIKPLFSVNVDHRGAWNGPWVSTEVVAAVIGILVYYLAFSAKSAIQA
- the ssr4 gene encoding translocon-associated protein subunit delta isoform X1 gives rise to the protein MELIATYHSLYSIVVHFFPPAESCTDPIITPSSYTTTDAVIASESVFIVELSLACANGAQSVVLYADINGKQFPVTRGQDVGKYQVSWSVPHKQATSGTYQVKFFDEESYSALRKAQRNNEDIDSIKPLFSVNVDHRGAWNGPWVSTEVVAAVIGILVYYLAFSAKSAIQA
- the idh3g gene encoding isocitrate dehydrogenase [NAD] subunit gamma, mitochondrial, which translates into the protein MAAVVKVSKGLNPIWGGRLRHALKVISTSTNSHREKSSYTGRIIPPPAKYGGRHTVTLIPGDGIGPELLNHVREVFRFTCVPVDFEVVNVNSSLNSEDDINNAITAIRRNGVALKGNIETNHIMPPSHKSRNNLLRTSLDLYANVMHCQSLSGVQTRHKNIDIIIIRENTEGEYSSLEHESVSGVVESLKIITRLNSLRIADYAFRLAREKGRRRVTAVHKANIMKLGDGLFLQCCKEVASGYPDITFDSMIVDNTTMQLVSKPQQFDVMVMPNLYGNVVSNVCAGLVGGPGLVPGANYGQDYAVFETATRNTGKSIADKNIANPTAMLLASCLMLDHLQLHEYATLIRNAILTTMNETGLHTVDIGGQGTTSEVVQSIMSIIQSSGPRTTAQY